A region of Rhodoferax potami DNA encodes the following proteins:
- a CDS encoding PDR/VanB family oxidoreductase: MSGPANTPANTPATLQVKVAAKRTEAQDICSLELVAADGSALPAFTAGAHIDVHLPNGLVRQYSLSNAPSETNRYVIGVLRDAASRGGSTAVHDLVAEGSVLTISAPRNLFPLDSAAPHHLLLAGGIGITPMLAMAEHLAATGGSFTLHHCSRSQARTAFMDRLGTAPFAAHAHHHFDDGDASQKLDIAATLQSAPAGTHLYVCGPQGFMDAVLSAGRAAGWPEERLHREYFGAAPTAKADDGSFELEIASTGKVIKVLPDQTALEALHAGGIDIPMSCEQGVCGTCLTRVKAGMPDHRDQYLMPEEQAANDQFLPCCSRSKSARLVLDL, encoded by the coding sequence ATGAGCGGGCCCGCCAACACGCCAGCGAATACGCCTGCAACGTTGCAGGTAAAGGTAGCCGCCAAGCGCACCGAAGCGCAGGACATCTGCAGCCTCGAGCTGGTGGCCGCAGACGGCAGCGCCCTGCCCGCTTTCACCGCTGGGGCACACATTGACGTCCACCTTCCCAATGGGCTGGTGCGCCAGTATTCGCTGAGCAACGCGCCCAGCGAAACAAACCGTTATGTCATTGGCGTGCTGCGCGATGCAGCGTCACGCGGCGGCTCCACCGCCGTGCACGACCTGGTGGCCGAGGGCAGTGTGCTCACCATCAGCGCCCCGCGCAACCTGTTCCCACTGGACAGCGCGGCCCCCCACCACCTGTTGCTGGCCGGTGGCATCGGCATCACGCCCATGCTGGCGATGGCGGAACACCTGGCGGCCACTGGCGGCTCTTTCACTCTGCACCACTGCAGCCGCAGCCAAGCGCGCACCGCGTTTATGGACCGGCTGGGTACAGCGCCGTTTGCAGCACACGCCCACCACCACTTTGACGATGGCGATGCGTCTCAAAAGCTGGACATTGCCGCCACCCTGCAAAGCGCCCCGGCAGGCACCCACTTGTATGTGTGCGGCCCGCAAGGCTTTATGGACGCGGTGCTTAGCGCAGGCCGCGCCGCCGGCTGGCCCGAAGAACGCTTGCACCGCGAGTACTTTGGTGCCGCGCCCACTGCCAAAGCAGACGACGGCAGCTTTGAGCTGGAGATAGCCAGCACCGGAAAGGTCATCAAGGTGCTGCCCGACCAGACGGCACTCGAGGCGCTGCACGCAGGCGGTATCGATATCCCCATGTCGTGCGAGCAAGGCGTGTGCGGCACCTGCCTCACCCGCGTCAAAGCCGGCATGCCTGACCACCGCGACCAATACCTTATGCCCGAAGAACAGGCTGCGAACGACCAGTTCCTGCCATGCTGCTCCAGGTCTAAGAGCGCGCGCCTGGTGCTGGATTTATAG
- a CDS encoding NAD(P)/FAD-dependent oxidoreductase, which translates to MSQFVHAAAPPAHAPSYYAASGLAQPQRAPLRGSVEADVVIIGAGYTGLSSALHLAEAGFKVVVLEAAKVGWGASGRNGGQLVHSYSRDMDVIEARYGATTAQALGSMAFEGAKIIRERIAKYQIDCHFKPGGMFAAITVKQVKQLEHHKQLWERYGHQQLSLLDATESEAAIGTGRYRATLLDHSAGHMHPLRLAQGEAAAFESLGGVVHEGSPVLRIERGDPAVVHTAQGQVKARFVIVACNAYIGGLEPQLASRSMPCGTQVIATEPLGDRFPEILPTDYCVEDSNFLLDYFRLSGDRRLLYGGGVIYGARDPQHVESIIRPKLLKTFPQLKDVRIDYGWTGNFLLTLSRLPEVGRLSSNIYYSQGCSGHGVTFTHLIGRVLSEVIQGQANRFDAFAKLPHYPFPGGRWFRVPLTALGAWYYDLRDKLQI; encoded by the coding sequence ATGTCTCAGTTTGTCCATGCGGCGGCACCGCCCGCGCACGCCCCTTCTTATTACGCAGCCAGCGGGCTGGCCCAACCTCAGCGCGCCCCTCTGCGGGGCAGCGTGGAGGCGGACGTGGTGATCATCGGCGCCGGCTACACCGGCCTGTCATCCGCTTTGCATCTGGCGGAGGCCGGTTTCAAAGTGGTGGTGCTGGAGGCTGCCAAAGTAGGTTGGGGCGCATCTGGCCGCAACGGTGGGCAGCTGGTGCACAGCTACTCGCGGGACATGGATGTGATTGAGGCGCGCTATGGCGCCACCACCGCCCAGGCCCTGGGCAGCATGGCTTTTGAGGGCGCCAAGATCATCCGGGAGCGGATTGCTAAGTACCAGATTGACTGCCACTTCAAACCGGGTGGCATGTTTGCTGCCATCACCGTCAAGCAGGTCAAGCAGCTAGAGCACCACAAGCAGCTCTGGGAGCGCTACGGCCACCAGCAGCTGAGCCTTTTGGACGCGACAGAAAGCGAAGCCGCCATCGGTACTGGGCGCTACCGCGCCACTTTGCTCGACCACAGTGCCGGGCACATGCATCCCTTGCGCTTGGCACAAGGGGAGGCAGCGGCTTTCGAGTCCTTAGGCGGTGTCGTGCACGAGGGCTCGCCAGTGCTGCGCATTGAGCGCGGCGACCCTGCTGTGGTGCACACTGCACAGGGTCAGGTGAAAGCCCGTTTTGTGATCGTCGCCTGCAACGCCTACATTGGCGGGCTAGAGCCGCAACTGGCCTCGCGGTCCATGCCCTGCGGTACCCAGGTGATCGCGACAGAGCCCTTGGGCGATCGTTTCCCTGAAATCCTGCCCACCGACTACTGCGTGGAAGACAGTAACTTTCTGCTGGACTATTTCCGCCTCTCCGGTGACCGGCGCCTGCTGTATGGCGGCGGGGTCATATACGGCGCGCGGGACCCGCAGCACGTGGAGTCCATCATTCGGCCCAAGCTGCTGAAAACATTCCCTCAGTTGAAGGACGTGCGCATCGACTACGGCTGGACGGGTAATTTCCTGCTGACCCTGTCGCGCCTGCCGGAAGTGGGGCGCCTAAGCTCCAACATTTACTACTCGCAAGGCTGCTCAGGGCACGGGGTTACCTTCACCCATTTGATAGGCCGGGTGCTCAGCGAGGTGATTCAAGGCCAAGCCAACCGCTTCGATGCCTTTGCCAAATTGCCGCATTACCCCTTCCCGGGCGGGCGCTGGTTCCGGGTGCCGCTCACCGCGTTGGGTGCTTGGTACTACGACCTTCGGGACAAGCTGCAAATCTAG
- a CDS encoding MarR family winged helix-turn-helix transcriptional regulator produces MHMTEISPVSENPIPLQAEPGHLIRRAHQLAVGTFAKTHGKQITPVQYAVLRALQDAPGMDQVTLADRVALDTSTTADIAARLDSKGWIVRELLPRRQRALRLTAEGEAVLAEMLPRVAPMYGQLLDALEPAEREEFLRLLRKFVHLNTPAPESPGDVPDQPSDRA; encoded by the coding sequence ATGCACATGACAGAAATCAGCCCCGTCTCTGAGAACCCTATCCCCCTGCAAGCCGAACCTGGCCACCTGATCCGGCGAGCGCACCAGTTGGCGGTGGGCACGTTTGCCAAGACGCATGGCAAGCAGATCACGCCGGTGCAGTACGCGGTGTTGCGCGCGCTGCAGGACGCGCCGGGCATGGACCAGGTGACGCTGGCGGACCGGGTGGCGCTGGACACATCGACCACCGCCGACATTGCCGCGCGGCTGGATTCCAAGGGCTGGATCGTGCGGGAGCTACTGCCCCGCCGCCAGCGCGCCCTGCGTCTGACCGCAGAGGGCGAAGCGGTGCTGGCCGAGATGCTGCCACGCGTGGCGCCCATGTACGGGCAGTTGCTGGACGCGCTGGAGCCGGCCGAGCGCGAGGAGTTTTTGCGCCTGCTGCGCAAGTTTGTGCACCTGAACACGCCAGCCCCTGAAAGCCCGGGCGATGTGCCGGACCAGCCCTCCGACCGCGCATAA
- a CDS encoding sensor histidine kinase has protein sequence MSEVDPLQAGTVPYQPLRPLLRWMGGSIRRKLLLVLVPGMLLVFSAELWLAWRTASEAADAAYDRSLLGAVKSIDSSISTASGGLGVELPYRMLKFFELTANGQVYYRVATEDGLVEIGSSALPLPPKPLLDGVPQFHEGMYFGEPVRVGSYARELTTPLAGQSAPQRVVVQVAETLEARTDFRRSLVLNSVARDFLLVAVATTLFGLTIAWAMRPLARLLRDVEARAPEDLTPMRSDAVPAELLPLVGAINHHIERNREHTEARRQFVDDASHQLRTPLTTLATQVAYAQREADPAALRVVMDNIRQQLDETIRQTNQMLSLAKADSAAPEPEALDAVVLAEDMVRRWWPIAREQGVDLGLHAPADTLPFLGESGLLKEALSNLLHNAIRHGGAGCHVTLAVAGEEQAVRFSVVDDGPGLPPEDLARAGERFFRGRNGQLPGSGLGLAIARTVAQRHAGTLQVRPGPEGRGLAVILHLAQTRDMDMSARN, from the coding sequence ATGAGCGAGGTCGATCCGCTTCAGGCAGGCACTGTTCCGTACCAACCCCTGCGGCCCCTGCTGCGCTGGATGGGTGGAAGCATCCGGCGCAAGTTGTTGCTGGTGTTGGTGCCGGGCATGCTGCTGGTGTTTTCGGCCGAGCTGTGGCTGGCCTGGCGCACTGCCAGCGAAGCCGCCGACGCAGCCTATGACCGTTCTTTGCTGGGTGCTGTCAAGTCGATCGACTCCAGCATCTCGACGGCCAGTGGCGGTTTGGGGGTGGAGTTGCCGTACCGCATGTTGAAGTTTTTCGAACTGACCGCCAACGGACAGGTGTACTACCGCGTGGCCACGGAGGATGGTTTGGTCGAGATTGGCAGCTCTGCACTCCCGCTTCCGCCCAAACCATTGCTGGACGGTGTTCCCCAGTTTCATGAGGGCATGTACTTTGGCGAGCCGGTGCGGGTTGGCAGCTATGCGCGGGAGTTGACGACGCCACTAGCTGGCCAGTCTGCACCTCAGCGGGTGGTGGTCCAAGTCGCGGAAACGCTCGAAGCGCGCACTGATTTCAGGCGGAGTTTGGTGTTGAATTCTGTGGCGCGCGACTTTCTGCTGGTCGCCGTGGCAACCACGTTGTTCGGTCTCACCATTGCCTGGGCCATGCGCCCGCTGGCCCGTTTGCTCCGCGATGTGGAGGCGCGCGCCCCCGAGGACCTGACGCCCATGCGCAGCGATGCCGTGCCCGCTGAATTGCTGCCGTTGGTGGGCGCCATCAACCATCACATTGAACGCAACCGTGAACACACAGAGGCGCGTCGCCAGTTTGTAGACGATGCATCCCACCAGCTGCGCACCCCGTTGACGACGCTGGCGACCCAGGTAGCCTACGCACAGCGCGAGGCAGACCCGGCTGCCCTGCGGGTGGTGATGGACAACATCCGCCAGCAGTTGGATGAGACTATCCGCCAGACCAACCAAATGCTCTCACTGGCCAAGGCCGACAGTGCTGCGCCCGAGCCTGAGGCGCTGGATGCCGTGGTGCTGGCTGAGGACATGGTGCGCCGCTGGTGGCCCATCGCCCGCGAGCAGGGGGTGGACCTGGGTCTGCACGCCCCGGCAGACACGCTGCCCTTTCTGGGTGAATCCGGTTTGTTGAAAGAGGCGCTCTCCAACCTGCTGCACAACGCCATCCGGCATGGCGGCGCGGGCTGCCACGTCACGTTGGCGGTGGCTGGTGAGGAGCAGGCGGTGCGTTTTAGTGTGGTCGACGATGGCCCCGGCCTGCCGCCCGAGGACTTGGCGCGTGCTGGTGAACGCTTCTTTCGGGGGCGTAACGGCCAGTTGCCAGGCTCCGGCCTGGGGCTGGCGATTGCGCGCACCGTAGCCCAGCGCCATGCAGGCACCTTGCAGGTGCGCCCGGGGCCCGAGGGACGCGGACTGGCGGTGATCCTTCACCTCGCACAGACCCGGGACATGGACATGAGCGCCCGCAACTAA
- a CDS encoding acyclic terpene utilization AtuA family protein, whose product MVNNTPFRIGCAAGFSGDRTDAALPVVRSLIASGLPSFLMFETLAERTLALAQLARRTSPDEGYEPLLVDLLEPVLGLCLDHGIRIVSNFGAANPSGAATRIKALAQKLGLRAPRVAVVEGDDLSGLEHRAVLERALGASMPTEPMVSANAYIGAQSIAGALRAGAEVVVCGRVADPSLVLGPALAHFGWATDDWDRLARATMAGHLLECGAQVTGGYFADPGYKDVPDLAQLGYPIAEIDVEGHCTITKPVGTGGCINEQTVKEQLLYELHDPSSYLTPDVIADITQATVRSLGPDTVRLEGVKGHARPEHLKVNVCFESGWFAEGEISYAGPRAENRARLAARVLQERLQHIGALRIDLIGVTSVLGDDHSRWLASSPGSADTSRDVRLRVAMQHPQRDSAQKLIREVTALYTCGPAGGGGVRTALRPRLGTVSCLVPRTAVTERFRMVD is encoded by the coding sequence ATGGTGAACAACACCCCCTTTCGCATTGGTTGTGCCGCCGGCTTTTCGGGCGACCGCACGGATGCCGCCTTGCCTGTGGTGCGTTCTCTGATTGCGAGTGGCCTGCCGTCTTTCCTGATGTTTGAGACGCTGGCTGAACGCACCCTTGCATTGGCGCAACTGGCCCGCCGCACCTCGCCTGATGAGGGCTATGAGCCGCTGCTGGTGGACTTGCTGGAGCCTGTACTCGGACTGTGCCTGGACCACGGCATCCGCATCGTGAGCAATTTCGGTGCGGCGAACCCGTCGGGGGCCGCCACTCGCATCAAAGCGCTGGCTCAAAAGCTTGGACTACGTGCCCCCCGCGTGGCAGTGGTTGAGGGGGACGACTTGAGCGGTCTGGAGCACCGGGCCGTCTTGGAGCGAGCTCTAGGTGCATCGATGCCGACGGAGCCCATGGTGAGCGCCAACGCCTATATCGGTGCCCAGAGTATTGCTGGGGCCCTGCGCGCAGGCGCAGAAGTGGTTGTGTGCGGACGCGTCGCAGACCCTTCACTGGTACTGGGCCCGGCCCTTGCTCATTTTGGATGGGCGACCGACGATTGGGATCGTTTAGCCCGCGCCACCATGGCAGGCCATTTGTTGGAGTGCGGAGCGCAGGTCACGGGCGGATACTTTGCCGACCCCGGCTACAAAGATGTCCCCGATTTGGCGCAACTCGGTTATCCGATCGCGGAAATTGATGTGGAAGGGCACTGCACCATCACCAAACCGGTGGGGACTGGCGGTTGTATCAACGAGCAAACCGTCAAAGAGCAGCTGCTGTATGAGTTGCACGATCCATCGTCCTACCTTACGCCCGATGTCATTGCCGACATCACACAGGCCACGGTGCGCTCTTTAGGTCCGGATACGGTCCGGCTAGAAGGCGTAAAGGGGCATGCGCGCCCTGAACACCTGAAGGTCAATGTGTGTTTCGAGTCGGGCTGGTTTGCCGAGGGCGAAATTTCGTATGCCGGTCCCCGGGCCGAGAATCGTGCCCGCCTTGCCGCCCGAGTCCTGCAAGAGCGCCTGCAACACATTGGCGCATTGCGTATAGACCTGATTGGAGTCACCAGTGTGCTGGGGGATGACCACAGTCGCTGGTTGGCCTCAAGCCCCGGCAGTGCGGACACTTCGCGTGATGTGCGCCTGCGCGTGGCTATGCAACACCCTCAGCGTGACAGTGCACAGAAGTTGATCCGTGAGGTGACGGCGCTCTACACCTGCGGGCCGGCCGGGGGAGGCGGCGTACGCACCGCGCTGCGCCCCCGTCTGGGCACTGTTTCTTGTTTGGTGCCTCGCACTGCGGTGACCGAGCGTTTTCGCATGGTTGACTGA
- a CDS encoding YceI family protein — protein MPSTTAARQYRVVAEQSSLRILVYRGGTMARLGHNHVISSADLRGQIWRGATLESSGFEITVPVNTLIVDDNAARAEEGEDFPLNVSEDAKAGTKANMLRPTLLDGERYPEISIRATRITGSTASPDVVASMRIKDQTREIRLPVTLTETDSALAIQGSFEIRQSDFGITPLSIAMGALTVQDTVKIKFRLVARATPASP, from the coding sequence GTGCCGTCCACTACCGCGGCGCGTCAATATCGCGTGGTCGCCGAGCAATCCAGCTTGCGCATTCTGGTGTACCGGGGCGGCACCATGGCGCGACTGGGGCACAACCATGTCATCAGCTCTGCCGACCTGCGAGGGCAGATATGGCGCGGAGCCACTTTAGAGAGCTCCGGGTTTGAGATCACAGTACCAGTCAACACCCTGATCGTCGATGACAACGCTGCCCGGGCCGAAGAGGGAGAAGACTTCCCCCTCAATGTGAGTGAAGATGCCAAAGCGGGCACCAAGGCGAACATGCTGCGCCCTACCCTGCTGGACGGTGAACGCTACCCCGAGATCAGCATCCGCGCCACCCGTATCACCGGAAGCACTGCCAGCCCCGATGTCGTGGCCAGCATGCGCATCAAGGACCAAACCCGCGAGATACGGCTGCCCGTCACGTTGACCGAGACAGACAGCGCCTTGGCAATTCAAGGCAGTTTTGAGATCCGCCAGTCGGACTTCGGCATCACCCCATTGAGCATTGCCATGGGGGCGCTGACGGTGCAGGACACTGTCAAGATCAAGTTCCGGCTGGTGGCCCGAGCTACCCCCGCATCGCCCTGA
- a CDS encoding LysR family transcriptional regulator — protein sequence MSDPHLSSRQLDAFIALAEQRSFTRAAALCHLSQPAFSALIRTLEEALGLRLFDRSTRHVDLTPEGQGFLESARRIRADIQSALAAVRSAATLQRGRVELALLPSLAAGWLPGVLARYRDRYPGIDIGIADVLSEPCIERVAAGHADFALAAIRADTPALQAELFCSDDFHLVCRDDHPLLQVSRPLGVGDLAAWPFIHLARTSSVRQYLEAAMHPQTMRTLMEVEQLATVMGMVRAGLGISVVPALALFHFAQPGLVTRQLTLPGLTRQIYLVRRRDQSLSIAAQSLYAMLLEERHTM from the coding sequence ATGAGTGACCCCCACCTCTCCAGTAGGCAGCTGGATGCTTTTATTGCGCTGGCAGAACAACGCAGCTTTACCCGCGCCGCAGCCTTGTGCCATTTGTCGCAACCCGCCTTCAGTGCACTCATACGAACCCTGGAAGAAGCCCTCGGCTTGCGCTTGTTTGACAGAAGCACCCGCCATGTCGACCTCACACCAGAGGGGCAGGGTTTTCTGGAGTCCGCACGGCGGATAAGGGCCGATATCCAGAGCGCGTTGGCCGCCGTGCGCAGTGCCGCGACCCTGCAGCGGGGCCGGGTCGAGCTGGCCTTGCTGCCCTCCCTGGCAGCGGGGTGGTTACCCGGTGTTTTGGCACGCTACCGAGACCGGTATCCCGGCATCGATATCGGCATCGCCGATGTCTTGTCCGAGCCTTGTATTGAGCGTGTGGCCGCTGGCCATGCTGATTTCGCGCTTGCTGCGATCCGCGCAGATACGCCGGCACTGCAGGCCGAGCTCTTTTGTAGCGACGACTTTCACTTAGTGTGCCGTGACGACCATCCCTTACTTCAAGTCTCTCGCCCCTTGGGTGTAGGCGACTTGGCAGCGTGGCCCTTTATCCACCTCGCCCGCACCAGCAGCGTACGGCAATATCTGGAAGCGGCTATGCATCCGCAAACGATGCGCACGCTGATGGAGGTGGAACAACTGGCGACCGTCATGGGCATGGTTCGCGCCGGCTTGGGCATCAGTGTGGTGCCTGCACTCGCCTTGTTTCACTTCGCCCAGCCCGGGCTAGTCACGCGGCAGCTGACCCTGCCGGGCCTGACCCGCCAGATTTATCTGGTGCGTCGGCGGGACCAAAGCCTGTCCATCGCCGCCCAGTCGCTGTATGCCATGTTGCTGGAAGAGCGGCACACCATGTGA
- a CDS encoding response regulator: MRVLLAEDENELGTWLTKALAQSDFQVDWVNDGRQVRRSLKATKYDALILDLGLPGLGGHDVLSDLREADERLPVLILSARDSLMERVSCLHGGADDFLAKPFELTELEARLIALVRRSRGIEHPRFACGPLSYDSATKQFRLQHEPLTLTPREHAVLRALIQHSGEALSKRELVERVFSDEQDVSPEAIEVLVHRLRKRLDASPVHITTLRGMGYMLECAP; encoded by the coding sequence ATGCGCGTATTACTTGCCGAAGACGAAAACGAACTAGGTACCTGGCTGACCAAGGCACTGGCGCAAAGTGATTTCCAGGTGGACTGGGTGAACGATGGCCGCCAAGTCCGACGAAGCCTCAAGGCTACCAAATACGACGCCCTGATTCTCGATCTGGGACTGCCCGGTCTGGGCGGGCATGACGTGCTTTCAGATCTGCGCGAAGCGGACGAGCGCCTGCCTGTCCTCATCCTCAGCGCGCGGGACTCTCTCATGGAGCGTGTGAGTTGCCTGCACGGGGGCGCAGATGATTTTCTGGCCAAGCCCTTCGAGCTGACCGAGCTGGAGGCGCGCCTTATTGCGCTGGTCCGCCGCTCTCGCGGCATCGAACACCCGCGCTTTGCCTGTGGCCCCTTGAGTTACGACAGTGCGACCAAGCAGTTCCGCCTGCAGCATGAGCCCTTGACACTGACCCCGCGCGAGCACGCTGTGCTGCGCGCACTGATTCAGCATAGTGGCGAGGCCCTGTCCAAGCGCGAGTTGGTCGAGCGCGTGTTCTCGGATGAGCAGGACGTCAGCCCCGAGGCCATCGAGGTTCTGGTGCACCGCCTGCGCAAACGGCTGGACGCGTCGCCGGTCCACATCACCACCCTGCGTGGCATGGGCTATATGTTGGAATGCGCACCATGA
- a CDS encoding Bug family tripartite tricarboxylate transporter substrate binding protein: MKTFPHSLPTSRRSAAALVAALALAGLSVNGAAFAQGTSYPNKAVTFVVPFAAGSATDLLARALGQAMSNDSKQPVIVDNKAGASGMIAASAVAKAAPDGYSVLITTNTTHAANEHLYKKLSYHPVKDFTPVTGLGKGGQVLVVSASAPYKTVAELLAFAKKNPGKLSFGSGSSSSRVAGEMLQQLAGVELLHVPYKSNPLAITDLLGGQINLMITDTATGIPQIKAGKLRALGYSTPKRSPMLPEVPTLEEAGVKGYDMGYWFAAYVPANTPPAVVTRLNELLAAATKSPAAKAFFENSGSEAWTSSPEELAKFQVSETQKWGNVIKAAGIEAE, encoded by the coding sequence ATGAAGACATTTCCCCATTCCCTCCCTACAAGCCGCCGCAGCGCTGCTGCCTTGGTGGCAGCCCTCGCTTTGGCCGGGCTTTCAGTCAACGGCGCCGCCTTTGCCCAGGGCACGTCTTATCCGAACAAGGCGGTTACGTTCGTCGTGCCGTTTGCGGCCGGCAGTGCAACCGACTTGTTGGCCCGCGCGTTGGGGCAAGCCATGAGCAACGACAGCAAGCAGCCGGTGATCGTGGACAACAAGGCAGGTGCCAGCGGGATGATCGCAGCCTCCGCTGTCGCAAAAGCAGCGCCTGACGGGTACAGCGTGTTGATTACGACAAACACCACCCACGCAGCCAATGAACACCTGTACAAAAAACTCTCCTATCACCCGGTGAAAGACTTCACCCCTGTGACCGGCCTGGGCAAAGGTGGGCAGGTGCTGGTGGTGAGCGCCAGCGCACCCTACAAGACGGTGGCGGAACTTTTGGCATTTGCCAAAAAGAACCCGGGCAAATTGAGCTTCGGGAGCGGGAGCTCATCCAGCCGCGTTGCCGGTGAGATGCTGCAGCAACTCGCAGGCGTAGAGCTTCTGCATGTGCCCTACAAGAGCAATCCTCTGGCCATTACGGATCTGCTGGGTGGACAGATCAACTTGATGATCACAGACACGGCCACCGGAATCCCCCAGATCAAAGCGGGCAAATTGCGTGCCCTGGGTTACTCGACGCCCAAGCGCAGCCCCATGTTGCCCGAAGTTCCGACGCTGGAAGAGGCCGGAGTCAAAGGGTATGACATGGGTTACTGGTTTGCTGCCTATGTACCTGCCAACACCCCGCCTGCGGTGGTGACTCGCTTGAACGAACTGCTGGCGGCTGCCACCAAGAGCCCTGCAGCCAAAGCGTTTTTTGAGAACAGTGGTTCAGAAGCCTGGACAAGCAGCCCAGAGGAGTTGGCAAAGTTCCAAGTCAGCGAGACGCAAAAGTGGGGCAACGTCATCAAGGCAGCGGGCATCGAGGCGGAATAG
- a CDS encoding aromatic ring-hydroxylating dioxygenase subunit alpha, producing MFPLNTWYVAARSEEIPTDRPLGRRICNIPMALFRNSAGVPAAVEDFCPHRGAPLSLGKVEGDTLVCGYHGLAMGCDGKTVSMPCQRVRGFPANRSFPLHEEHGFVWVWPGDAAKADVASIPKFEWLGNPQFGYGGGLYEIACDYRLMIDNLMDLTHETYVHSTSIGQKEIDEVPCQTRVDGDHVITERYMEGIEAPPFWKMALRMNGLPDDQLVDRWQICHFTPPSHIMIEVGVALQGHGGYKAPDEFKAASWVVDFITPETDTSIHYFWGMARKFKPQDTALTAQIREGQGKIFAEDQEMLERQQQNLLAYPERKLLMLNIDTGGVQSRKVIDRVVAAERNPAAAEAAA from the coding sequence ATGTTTCCTCTCAACACCTGGTACGTTGCCGCCCGCAGCGAAGAGATCCCCACCGACCGCCCCTTGGGCCGCCGCATTTGCAACATCCCCATGGCGCTGTTCCGCAACAGTGCGGGCGTGCCCGCCGCGGTGGAAGACTTTTGCCCGCACCGGGGCGCCCCGCTCTCGCTGGGCAAGGTCGAGGGCGACACCCTGGTCTGCGGCTACCACGGCCTGGCCATGGGCTGCGACGGCAAAACCGTGTCCATGCCCTGCCAGCGCGTGCGCGGCTTTCCGGCCAACCGCAGCTTCCCGCTGCATGAGGAACATGGTTTTGTGTGGGTGTGGCCGGGCGACGCGGCGAAGGCCGATGTGGCCAGCATCCCCAAGTTTGAGTGGCTGGGCAACCCGCAGTTCGGCTATGGCGGCGGCCTGTACGAGATTGCCTGTGACTACCGCCTGATGATCGACAACCTGATGGACCTGACGCACGAAACCTATGTGCACAGCACCAGCATCGGCCAGAAGGAAATTGACGAAGTGCCCTGCCAAACCCGCGTGGACGGCGACCATGTGATCACCGAGCGCTATATGGAAGGCATTGAGGCACCGCCCTTCTGGAAGATGGCGCTGCGCATGAACGGCCTGCCCGACGACCAGCTGGTGGACCGCTGGCAGATCTGCCACTTCACGCCGCCCAGCCACATCATGATTGAGGTAGGCGTGGCGCTGCAGGGCCACGGCGGCTACAAGGCGCCGGACGAGTTCAAGGCCGCGAGCTGGGTGGTGGACTTCATCACCCCCGAGACCGACACCAGCATCCACTACTTCTGGGGCATGGCGCGCAAGTTCAAGCCGCAGGACACGGCGCTGACCGCCCAGATCCGCGAAGGCCAAGGCAAGATCTTTGCGGAAGACCAGGAGATGCTGGAGCGCCAGCAACAAAACCTGCTGGCCTACCCCGAGCGCAAGTTGTTGATGCTGAACATTGACACCGGCGGCGTGCAGTCCCGCAAGGTGATTGACCGCGTGGTGGCCGCAGAGCGCAACCCGGCTGCAGCAGAGGCGGCGGCATGA
- a CDS encoding AtuA-related protein, with the protein MNDYITIPLYRLAHSRTGDKGNRSNLSVIAWHPALWEVLVAQVTEAAVAQHFASRQPRRVTRYLLPALHAMNLVLDDVLDGGVNDSLNLDGHGKALSYWLLDLPIQLPISLQPYLAGTDAQPAIS; encoded by the coding sequence ATGAACGACTACATCACTATTCCGCTTTACCGCCTCGCCCACAGCCGCACAGGGGACAAAGGAAATCGCTCCAACCTGAGCGTGATCGCCTGGCATCCCGCCTTGTGGGAAGTTTTGGTAGCTCAGGTCACCGAGGCGGCAGTGGCACAACATTTCGCTTCGCGTCAGCCTCGCCGTGTGACGCGCTATTTATTGCCCGCCTTGCACGCCATGAACTTGGTACTGGACGACGTGCTCGACGGGGGCGTGAACGACTCGCTCAATCTGGATGGCCATGGCAAGGCCCTGAGTTACTGGCTTCTCGACCTACCCATCCAGTTACCCATCAGCTTGCAGCCTTATCTGGCAGGCACTGACGCCCAACCCGCAATTTCATAA